In Bacteroidota bacterium, the genomic stretch TCTGTCCGGTAGGAGCGTATTATTATCAAATTTACGCTAAAGGAACTATGGGGAGAAAGGAGAATTTTAAGGGGAGTGTTTTGCTTTTGAGGTAAAGGGTGAAGAGTGAAAAGATGAGAAAAAATAATTATTTTGATAATATCAGATGAATATTTTCAATTACCTTTGAAATGTTTAAAGAAATTGAAAATATATTTTTCATGAACAAAGAAATACTGAAACTTGCCATACCAAACATTATAAGCAACATAACTATTCCATTGCTCGGAATGGCTGACTTGGCTATTCTCGGTCATTTGGAATCTGAAATTTATATTGGAGCAATTGCTCTCGGTGGAATAATTTTTAATTTTATTTACTGGGGTTTCAGTTTTTTACGAATGGGAACAAGTGGATTTACAGCACAGGCTTTTGGAAAAAAAGACAGCAAAGAAATTATTCTTATTCTTTCACGAGCTTTGATAATTGCCTTGGTTGCAGGATTATTTTTGATAATAATTCAAAAACCAATTGAATTATTTAGTTTTTGGCTATTTAATGCCGACTCAAATGTTGAACAATTGGCTTCCGAATATTACAGAATTCGTATTTGGGCAGCACCTGCAACGATTGGACTTTATGCCTTTATCGGCTGGTTTATCGGAATGCAAAATGCTGTTTATCCAATGATTATTTCAATTATAATTAATGTCCTGAATATCGCCCTTAATGTATTTTTTGTTTTTGTATTGGGAATGAAATCCGAAGGTGTTGCACTTGGAACAGTGATAGCTCAATACACAGGAGTTGTAATTGCCGTCTTACTTTTTATTTACAAATACAAGCCTTACCTTTTTCATTGGGTTAAAGCTGAAATGTTTGA encodes the following:
- a CDS encoding MATE family efflux transporter, translated to MNKEILKLAIPNIISNITIPLLGMADLAILGHLESEIYIGAIALGGIIFNFIYWGFSFLRMGTSGFTAQAFGKKDSKEIILILSRALIIALVAGLFLIIIQKPIELFSFWLFNADSNVEQLASEYYRIRIWAAPATIGLYAFIGWFIGMQNAVYPMIISIIINVLNIALNVFFVFVLGMKSEGVALGTVIAQYTGVVIAVLLFIYKYKPYLFHWVKAEMFDRLALKQFFNVNKDILIRTLCLIFVFSFFTAQSAVVNNTILAVNTLLLQFLFLFSYFIDGFAHAAESLTGKFIGAKDNVSLKKFIKIVFVWGIALSIPFSLAYIFAGKNILFILTDNANIILQTKPYLFWIAIIPLITFAAFIWDGIYIGATASKYMRNNMLVSTFLIFLPLYYLFRNSLGNHSLWLALMVFMFARGLMLTAWSKKAINIKN